From Candidatus Nomurabacteria bacterium, one genomic window encodes:
- the rplS gene encoding 50S ribosomal protein L19 gives MAGVTVSPVNMEERKSLGIKAGDTVRVHQKIVDEKGKTRIQVFEGLVLARKHGDEAGATFTVRKASSGVGIEKIFPLYSPLIDKLEIVKRAKVRRAKLYYIREKVNREIKRQMRRMSLVSMSTESEAEAAARAEAEAKQAEEEAARAAEAEAAKKAEEEAKAAEAAAAETPAEDAAPAEETSEEAPAEEATEVKKD, from the coding sequence ATGGCAGGAGTGACAGTGTCACCCGTAAATATGGAAGAACGTAAGTCACTTGGCATCAAGGCTGGTGATACTGTGCGCGTTCACCAAAAGATCGTGGATGAAAAGGGGAAGACCCGTATCCAGGTTTTTGAGGGCCTCGTATTGGCTCGAAAGCACGGTGATGAAGCAGGTGCTACCTTTACGGTTCGTAAGGCATCAAGTGGTGTTGGGATCGAAAAGATCTTCCCGCTCTACTCACCACTTATCGACAAGCTCGAGATCGTGAAGCGTGCGAAGGTGCGCCGCGCGAAGCTCTATTACATCCGCGAGAAGGTAAATCGTGAGATCAAGCGTCAGATGCGTCGAATGAGCCTTGTTTCTATGTCTACTGAGTCTGAAGCAGAAGCTGCAGCACGTGCTGAAGCAGAAGCAAAGCAGGCAGAAGAAGAGGCTGCTAGGGCAGCGGAAGCAGAAGCTGCCAAGAAGGCTGAGGAGGAAGCAAAAGCTGCTGAAGCAGCTGCAGCGGAAACTCCAGCAGAAGACGCCGCTCCAGCTGAGGAGACTTCAGAAGAAGCTCCAGCTGAAGAAGCAACTGAAGTGAAGAAGGACTAA
- a CDS encoding AAA family ATPase, translated as MHRNIPKIVITGGPCGGKTTALAKIVAWCLEHGFYPLLSPEAATLLMESGIERDHPRFQEFIWRETQHAMQLRLEAALLYKNPVLIFDRAFADSLAYMSTDGAKQLMDEFGFTIKDVRDQFSGVIFLRTAANGAAEHYTTENNAKRSESAEEACATDWRTEMAWTGTPHLHLIENVPGQTFDQKINRALQALARTLGVPEPLEIERKFLIHDPQSIILPESATPITIIQHYLVGNGSNERVRARGQDDNYLYFHTIKEEVAPGTFIETERHISRQEYDDLMVRRDYGRQPIIKTRNCFSYNGRYCELDVFHGRREGLVMLEIEVASMDETVSVPPYLGEYTEVTGKREYSNYELSLAA; from the coding sequence ATGCATAGAAATATTCCGAAGATCGTCATTACTGGCGGACCTTGCGGCGGCAAAACCACCGCCCTCGCCAAAATCGTCGCCTGGTGTCTTGAGCACGGGTTTTACCCACTGCTCTCGCCAGAAGCAGCCACACTCCTGATGGAGTCTGGTATCGAACGGGACCACCCGCGATTCCAGGAATTCATCTGGCGCGAAACACAACACGCCATGCAGCTGCGACTCGAAGCAGCACTGCTGTACAAAAACCCCGTACTCATCTTCGACCGAGCCTTCGCCGATAGCCTGGCATACATGTCGACTGATGGAGCAAAACAGCTCATGGACGAATTTGGCTTCACGATAAAGGACGTGCGTGATCAGTTTTCCGGTGTCATCTTCTTGCGTACCGCAGCCAACGGCGCTGCTGAACACTACACCACCGAGAACAACGCGAAGCGCAGCGAAAGTGCCGAAGAAGCCTGTGCCACCGACTGGCGGACTGAGATGGCTTGGACCGGCACGCCACACCTGCATCTCATTGAAAATGTACCTGGTCAAACATTTGATCAGAAGATCAACCGGGCGCTGCAGGCACTCGCTCGCACACTTGGCGTACCCGAACCGCTGGAGATCGAGCGCAAATTTCTCATCCACGATCCACAGTCGATTATTCTGCCTGAGAGCGCCACACCGATCACTATCATCCAGCACTACCTGGTCGGCAATGGATCAAACGAGCGGGTTCGCGCGCGTGGTCAGGATGACAACTACCTGTACTTCCACACCATCAAGGAAGAAGTAGCGCCAGGCACCTTCATCGAGACCGAGCGGCACATCAGTCGCCAGGAGTACGACGACCTGATGGTCCGTCGTGACTATGGTCGGCAGCCGATCATCAAAACGAGAAACTGCTTCTCATATAATGGGCGATACTGCGAACTTGATGTCTTCCATGGCCGCCGTGAAGGCTTGGTCATGCTTGAGATCGAAGTCGCTAGTATGGATGAGACCGTCTCGGTACCGCCATACCTTGGTGAGTACACTGAAGTGACCGGTAAGAGGGAATATTCAAACTATGAACTGTCGCTGGCTGCGTAA
- a CDS encoding response regulator transcription factor, with protein MEKKILLVEDEPDIREAMAEAIADAGFAVVTAENGQAGLSTALAEHPDLILLDIVMPIMDGHSMLEQLRQDPWGKTVKVIMLTSMDDVQNIADAHEGSITDYLIKAHSSLDDIVAKVKLEAYV; from the coding sequence ATGGAAAAGAAAATACTGCTCGTAGAAGACGAACCCGACATCCGAGAAGCAATGGCTGAAGCGATTGCAGACGCTGGCTTTGCGGTTGTTACTGCCGAAAACGGCCAAGCTGGACTTTCTACTGCGCTTGCAGAACATCCAGACCTGATCTTGCTCGATATTGTGATGCCAATCATGGACGGACATAGTATGCTCGAACAACTCCGACAAGACCCTTGGGGCAAAACCGTCAAAGTCATCATGCTCACCTCAATGGATGATGTGCAAAATATCGCCGATGCACACGAAGGTTCGATCACCGACTACTTGATCAAAGCACACAGCAGTCTCGACGATATCGTCGCTAAAGTAAAACTTGAGGCGTACGTCTAA
- a CDS encoding inositol monophosphatase, with protein MKTDEKFASLIETIEAAGQSARTYFNDAADFDEKSDGSVVTKIDTDTEVLLRDFVAEYFPYDAIVGEEGDDVSGTSGYVWYIDPIDGTENFVRKIPLFSITATRLGAGPEGSFAIVHNPISGQTFASIMEDGVYENQRLTTFREGKVGGRLAINVLSSKAEPWILPAKYNLIQALGIKYGKSSSFSAGLLEFAYVAAGRLDGVISLLSSPWDTAAGLYLAKAAGAPISLYIDGRWQRYDGAIRDLYQDLTARHLILVSTPAVHDELCAFVGDPRAWATK; from the coding sequence ATGAAAACGGACGAAAAATTTGCGTCACTTATTGAGACGATAGAAGCTGCCGGTCAGTCAGCTCGCACGTATTTCAATGATGCTGCCGACTTTGATGAAAAGTCTGATGGCTCGGTGGTGACAAAGATCGACACGGATACCGAGGTGCTCTTGCGTGATTTTGTGGCAGAGTATTTTCCATATGATGCGATCGTGGGGGAGGAAGGTGATGATGTGTCTGGTACGTCTGGCTATGTATGGTACATCGACCCGATCGACGGGACCGAAAACTTTGTGCGGAAGATTCCACTTTTTAGTATTACAGCTACGAGACTTGGCGCTGGCCCAGAAGGGTCGTTTGCGATCGTACATAATCCAATTTCTGGTCAGACCTTTGCGTCGATCATGGAAGATGGTGTCTATGAAAATCAGCGACTGACGACGTTTCGCGAAGGGAAGGTGGGTGGTCGGCTTGCCATCAACGTACTGTCTTCAAAAGCTGAGCCATGGATCTTGCCAGCGAAGTACAACCTCATTCAAGCGCTTGGTATCAAGTATGGAAAAAGTAGTTCGTTCAGCGCCGGACTCTTGGAGTTTGCGTATGTCGCGGCCGGCCGACTCGACGGGGTGATCAGTCTTCTTAGTAGTCCATGGGATACTGCTGCGGGTCTCTATCTCGCCAAGGCAGCTGGGGCACCGATCAGCCTGTATATAGATGGACGGTGGCAGCGGTACGATGGAGCGATCAGAGACTTATACCAAGACCTTACAGCTCGTCATTTGATCCTCGTCTCCACTCCAGCGGTGCACGATGAGCTTTGTGCGTTTGTGGGTGATCCGCGGGCTTGGGCGACCAAGTAG
- a CDS encoding NUDIX domain-containing protein, with translation MKTKQDVSYGIIPIRPKENSWEVFLIHQFSRIGNNSYWILPKGHPEEGETPRQTAERELKEETGLEAERFLTEPTFTVAYSFVHDGEKIEKRVIFFIGVIGTTVTPVLDMQEVKEAGWYPLASVIDRLDYRDTKEMFVEAKRFIESL, from the coding sequence ATGAAAACCAAACAAGATGTGTCATATGGGATCATCCCGATTCGACCAAAGGAGAACAGTTGGGAGGTCTTTCTGATCCACCAGTTTAGTCGTATCGGCAATAACTCGTATTGGATACTGCCAAAGGGTCATCCGGAAGAAGGCGAGACGCCTCGCCAAACCGCAGAGCGAGAGCTCAAAGAGGAGACAGGATTGGAGGCGGAACGATTCTTAACGGAACCGACATTCACTGTCGCATATTCATTTGTGCACGACGGTGAAAAGATAGAGAAACGAGTGATATTCTTTATCGGCGTCATCGGCACCACTGTTACGCCAGTGCTTGATATGCAGGAGGTCAAAGAAGCAGGGTGGTATCCACTGGCGTCAGTGATCGATCGGTTGGACTATCGGGACACCAAAGAGATGTTTGTTGAGGCTAAGCGTTTCATAGAATCGCTCTAG
- a CDS encoding RluA family pseudouridine synthase, which translates to MNLVNDGKENNLEPTVIYEDDAVLVISKPYGWLTHEDGKTEAPTVVEWFLRWQPSAASVGEPGYSPQGTELNRSGVVHRLDRETSGILILAKTQEAHQYLKKLFKDRAVYKEYRALVYGRMNDRWGTINRPIGRSAKDSRRRSAERGAKGVRREAITDFERIGMGEYQDEPFSYVKLIPKTGRTHQLRVHLRAIDRPIVMDGLYASHKIDGSNNLELERLALHAHVLELTLPSGEEQRFIAPVPPEIEQAVDRIQE; encoded by the coding sequence ATGAATCTCGTGAACGACGGAAAGGAAAATAATCTAGAGCCAACAGTCATCTATGAAGATGACGCAGTGCTAGTGATCAGCAAGCCGTATGGCTGGCTGACTCACGAAGACGGCAAGACCGAAGCACCGACGGTGGTCGAGTGGTTTCTTCGCTGGCAGCCTTCGGCTGCCAGCGTCGGTGAACCGGGCTACTCACCACAAGGTACCGAGCTCAATCGCTCAGGTGTGGTGCATCGCCTCGATCGCGAGACATCAGGCATCCTCATTCTCGCCAAGACCCAAGAAGCGCACCAGTATTTGAAAAAGCTTTTTAAAGATCGTGCAGTATACAAGGAGTATCGTGCGCTCGTGTACGGACGGATGAATGATCGGTGGGGTACGATCAATCGTCCGATCGGGCGCAGCGCCAAAGACTCGCGCCGGCGGAGCGCCGAGCGTGGTGCGAAGGGAGTGCGGCGCGAAGCGATCACTGACTTCGAGCGGATCGGCATGGGGGAATATCAAGACGAGCCATTTTCATATGTGAAGCTCATTCCAAAGACCGGCCGGACACACCAGCTTCGGGTACACCTACGGGCGATCGATCGACCGATCGTGATGGATGGGCTCTACGCGTCGCATAAGATCGACGGTTCAAATAATCTGGAGCTTGAGCGACTTGCACTCCATGCGCATGTGCTCGAGCTAACACTACCAAGTGGGGAAGAACAGCGCTTTATCGCGCCGGTGCCGCCTGAGATCGAACAAGCAGTTGATCGGATTCAAGAATAA
- a CDS encoding ThiF family adenylyltransferase — translation MAENFAHQMNLFDPRLARPVVVIGAGAIGSWVTLALAKMGVSDITVIDGDTVASHNGSMSLYTGADTARLKVEVLRERVRELAGVEIKVVPEMYSGGPLPKGVTVIASVDTIPARKLIWKQLLQQRFSHDLLVDTRTSAAYAEVYAVNPKNGRDREEYERSLPPEDKAAPQTCGFHGVIFASLHVAACVASTVARYWQTGQKVTCRPLKSDTFEVVKL, via the coding sequence ATGGCAGAAAACTTCGCTCATCAAATGAACCTGTTCGATCCACGCCTGGCACGGCCGGTGGTTGTGATCGGGGCTGGTGCGATAGGTAGTTGGGTCACTTTGGCCCTCGCGAAAATGGGTGTCAGCGACATCACGGTCATCGACGGTGACACGGTCGCGTCACACAATGGATCGATGTCACTCTACACCGGTGCCGACACTGCCCGCCTAAAGGTGGAAGTGTTGCGAGAGCGAGTCAGGGAGTTGGCAGGCGTCGAGATCAAAGTGGTGCCTGAGATGTACTCAGGTGGTCCACTGCCGAAAGGGGTCACCGTCATTGCTTCGGTGGATACGATCCCTGCACGCAAGTTGATCTGGAAGCAACTGCTGCAGCAGAGGTTCTCACACGATCTGCTCGTTGACACGCGTACCTCGGCTGCGTATGCTGAGGTCTACGCGGTGAATCCTAAAAATGGAAGAGACCGTGAGGAGTACGAGCGTTCATTACCGCCCGAAGATAAGGCGGCACCGCAGACTTGCGGATTCCATGGTGTGATCTTTGCGTCACTGCACGTTGCAGCGTGTGTTGCATCGACGGTAGCGCGGTATTGGCAAACTGGCCAAAAAGTCACGTGTCGGCCGCTGAAGTCTGACACGTTCGAGGTGGTTAAACTGTAA
- a CDS encoding peptidoglycan-binding protein, producing MNITTLRKGMVGGVIALSLVFITIPVPRAEAATYAELQAQIQSLLVQITKLQAQLRAMQNGGLLCSVPQSDLAIGSRGADVTALQNFLISRGYTIPAGATGYYGTQTQSALRLFQINQGISPALGYNYGQQTRARVTALCTPVSTPQPTPTPTPQPEPEPPLSGEASLERFTVNDGNDTDLEEGDKNAEIMEVSFRVEDGDARLNRLEVGFTPDPANDEMDPWDTFDTVSVWSGNTRIASVDASDEDNWNEDSPNDGDYTLRIPGIDWKMREGREIELTVRASVQNSVRGTDNGEIWTTFIPDDGIRALDADKAALYIGDTADAVTLNIDEAGASDELIVRRSDEDPDASVLRLEDDRNSGYMEVFAFDLDTDDSENDIDIYELPIEFTVNNGTLSDFVRNARLIVDGETYTDETITDGATGLITFNFDRGDLTIDAGDRVTASVEIEFRALDAMYEGTTIVGHVNADDIDAEGADDLDTNQLQSAATGEMHLLYTKGSDVESDYATAVVTTQDGSTNDYVTFSITVNVTAFGQDVYIPIGASGVTYQLQDAIGNALSASGTPVVTSSTDEEGSYFYIPEGSTESLTLTVTYIPGVANTNARLQLISVNYNDTAAAPDQSWIALPKNAYRTPTKTIVN from the coding sequence ATGAATATAACAACCCTTAGAAAGGGCATGGTTGGTGGTGTCATCGCGCTTTCGCTCGTGTTCATCACCATCCCTGTCCCCCGAGCTGAAGCTGCGACCTATGCAGAACTGCAAGCTCAAATTCAATCATTATTAGTACAAATAACCAAACTCCAAGCACAGCTTCGTGCCATGCAAAATGGGGGTCTTTTGTGTAGTGTGCCACAATCTGATCTCGCGATCGGTAGTCGCGGTGCAGACGTTACTGCGCTGCAAAACTTCCTGATTAGCCGTGGCTACACGATCCCTGCTGGAGCCACAGGCTACTACGGTACACAAACACAAAGCGCCCTGCGACTGTTTCAGATCAACCAAGGGATCAGTCCGGCCTTGGGATACAATTACGGACAACAAACCCGCGCTCGTGTGACAGCACTATGTACACCAGTATCAACCCCACAACCGACTCCAACACCAACCCCACAGCCTGAGCCAGAACCACCACTTAGCGGCGAAGCGTCACTGGAACGCTTCACGGTAAACGATGGTAATGACACTGACCTTGAAGAGGGTGACAAAAACGCTGAGATCATGGAAGTATCATTCCGAGTCGAAGATGGTGACGCAAGACTCAATCGTCTGGAAGTGGGCTTCACCCCAGACCCAGCAAATGACGAGATGGATCCATGGGATACCTTCGATACCGTATCTGTCTGGAGCGGCAACACCCGCATAGCGAGTGTCGATGCTTCTGATGAGGACAACTGGAACGAAGACTCTCCAAACGATGGAGATTACACTCTTCGCATTCCAGGAATTGACTGGAAGATGCGTGAGGGTCGCGAGATAGAACTTACCGTCCGCGCTAGTGTACAAAATAGTGTACGCGGCACCGACAATGGTGAGATCTGGACCACCTTCATTCCAGATGATGGCATTCGTGCCCTTGATGCAGATAAAGCTGCACTCTACATTGGCGACACTGCTGACGCAGTAACCCTCAACATCGATGAAGCAGGTGCTTCAGATGAGTTGATCGTACGACGCTCTGATGAAGACCCAGACGCTTCAGTCCTGCGACTTGAAGATGACCGAAACTCTGGGTACATGGAAGTATTCGCCTTTGATCTCGATACTGATGACAGCGAGAATGATATCGATATCTACGAACTTCCAATCGAGTTTACCGTCAACAACGGAACCCTCAGCGACTTTGTTCGCAACGCACGACTTATCGTGGATGGTGAAACCTACACTGACGAAACCATTACCGATGGCGCCACTGGTCTTATCACCTTCAACTTCGATCGTGGCGATCTGACTATCGATGCTGGTGACCGCGTCACTGCTTCTGTCGAGATCGAATTCCGTGCCCTTGATGCAATGTACGAAGGCACAACTATTGTTGGACATGTGAATGCTGACGATATCGACGCGGAAGGGGCCGATGATCTAGACACAAACCAGCTCCAAAGTGCAGCTACAGGCGAAATGCATTTGCTCTACACTAAGGGATCTGATGTTGAGAGTGACTACGCCACAGCGGTAGTAACCACTCAAGATGGCTCAACTAACGATTATGTCACCTTTAGTATCACCGTGAACGTGACCGCCTTTGGACAGGATGTGTACATTCCAATCGGTGCAAGTGGTGTCACCTATCAGCTGCAAGACGCGATCGGCAACGCACTATCTGCCTCAGGTACTCCAGTTGTGACCTCGAGTACTGACGAGGAAGGAAGTTACTTCTACATTCCAGAAGGCAGTACAGAATCACTCACCCTAACGGTAACGTATATTCCAGGTGTCGCGAACACCAATGCTCGACTCCAGCTCATCAGCGTCAACTACAATGACACTGCTGCAGCGCCAGATCAAAGCTGGATCGCGCTTCCTAAGAATGCATACCGCACCCCAACTAAGACGATCGTAAATTAG
- a CDS encoding beta-N-acetylhexosaminidase, with the protein MIRTEIVIAFLTLIVIGASLMLFFHLHPQNTPIPEPALAPSSTPAVAASTTGLILPAVSLEEKIGQLIMIGHWADQPLASTTDLIANYHLGSVIIMSAPEVASTTREWVATWQAVSSSTLLIGVDQEGGPVTRYKDGFIQTSQREIKDTATAYEVGTLRGAELSDLGINLNFAPVLDSATHPESFMYSRVFPNSSLSAELAAAMIEGMKENGVAAAPKHFPGHPDTSDDSHTTLPTADITLEELPEHTVIFTELFAAHTPQALMTAHVLFPKIDGYPATLSPFFLSTYLRDELGYQGVVITDDLSMDAIDNTWTVEAAAVQAIKAGADIVLLAAEPQSVSSVTQVLLDAVGAGTLPQTRIDESYDRVLKLKQTID; encoded by the coding sequence ATGATACGAACTGAAATTGTCATTGCCTTTTTAACCCTGATCGTTATTGGCGCATCGCTGATGCTCTTTTTTCACTTGCATCCACAAAACACACCAATACCTGAACCAGCTCTTGCACCGAGCAGCACTCCCGCAGTAGCAGCAAGTACAACTGGGCTGATTCTGCCTGCGGTGAGCCTGGAAGAAAAAATTGGCCAACTCATAATGATCGGTCATTGGGCTGATCAACCACTCGCAAGCACAACGGACCTGATCGCCAACTACCACCTTGGCAGTGTGATCATCATGAGCGCACCGGAAGTAGCAAGTACTACTCGGGAGTGGGTCGCAACCTGGCAAGCAGTATCTTCGAGCACACTGTTGATTGGAGTCGATCAAGAAGGCGGCCCAGTCACTAGGTACAAAGATGGCTTCATACAAACAAGCCAGAGGGAGATCAAGGATACCGCCACTGCATACGAGGTTGGAACACTGCGTGGAGCAGAATTATCTGATCTTGGTATCAATCTAAACTTTGCACCCGTACTCGATAGCGCAACTCACCCTGAGTCATTTATGTACTCTCGGGTCTTCCCGAACAGTTCCCTTAGCGCAGAATTAGCAGCGGCAATGATCGAAGGCATGAAAGAAAATGGTGTTGCTGCAGCTCCAAAACACTTTCCTGGCCACCCAGATACAAGCGATGACTCACATACTACGTTACCCACCGCAGACATTACCCTGGAAGAACTACCCGAACACACTGTTATCTTTACTGAACTCTTTGCCGCACACACACCGCAAGCGCTCATGACCGCGCACGTCCTCTTCCCAAAAATAGACGGATACCCTGCGACACTCTCACCATTTTTCCTTAGCACCTACCTGCGCGACGAACTTGGCTACCAGGGGGTCGTGATCACTGATGATCTAAGTATGGATGCGATCGACAACACTTGGACCGTCGAAGCAGCAGCCGTGCAGGCGATCAAGGCCGGCGCCGACATAGTGCTCTTAGCTGCAGAGCCTCAGTCAGTGTCATCGGTAACTCAAGTCCTTCTCGATGCTGTCGGCGCCGGCACCCTTCCCCAAACTCGCATCGACGAAAGCTATGACCGAGTCCTAAAGCTCAAACAAACTATAGACTGA
- a CDS encoding PAS domain S-box protein, whose protein sequence is MPSDSQIHQFRWIERILLFLALGFTGVFVWLFVTNSLAWYAVFGGIGILVLLLMMLLFVQHKIDVMVEISISQAGYLQDDVFSSLYENSPVAYLSILNDGTIIDSNPAAVKLLGGQVSTMEGSNIFSLMQGTDEIDPGIVQGKVAAGLTMKGVEVVIQPFVGTPLWVELSVYNHRVEGQRLMELVDVTEQKRIDTAKSEFVALATHQLRTPIAAIRWNVELLSKNLTARTEKQGRYLDKIERNVFRMISLINDFLSVSKLEMGTFAAQSEDTNLTEFFTSIEDEFAEKITSKQLTVNRQDDPPNLVIKTDSRLFHIIVSNLVSNAVKYLVPNGTLVFSYQLIGEQLQIVVADNGIGIPESELDNLFTKFFRASNARSHQTEGTGLGLYVVKQSVELLGGTITVDSKENEGARFVIILPVQVVSYGEIR, encoded by the coding sequence ATGCCGTCGGATAGTCAAATACATCAGTTTCGTTGGATCGAGCGTATACTCTTGTTTCTAGCCCTTGGATTCACTGGCGTTTTTGTATGGTTGTTCGTGACGAACAGTCTTGCGTGGTATGCCGTCTTCGGCGGGATCGGCATACTTGTTTTACTCCTCATGATGCTCCTCTTTGTGCAGCATAAGATCGACGTTATGGTCGAGATCTCGATTTCGCAAGCGGGATATCTTCAAGATGACGTCTTTAGTTCTCTGTATGAGAACAGTCCGGTAGCGTATCTTTCGATCCTTAATGATGGAACGATCATTGATAGTAATCCGGCGGCAGTGAAACTGCTTGGCGGACAGGTCAGTACCATGGAAGGTTCAAATATCTTCAGTCTTATGCAGGGCACTGATGAGATCGATCCGGGGATCGTTCAAGGAAAGGTGGCTGCGGGACTGACCATGAAAGGAGTCGAAGTAGTGATACAGCCATTTGTTGGTACTCCACTTTGGGTGGAACTCTCGGTGTACAACCACCGGGTTGAAGGGCAGCGACTGATGGAGCTGGTTGATGTGACCGAACAGAAGCGGATCGATACCGCCAAGTCAGAATTCGTTGCTCTTGCGACGCACCAGTTGCGTACGCCGATCGCAGCGATCCGGTGGAATGTTGAGTTGTTGAGTAAAAATCTAACAGCACGGACCGAAAAGCAGGGAAGGTATCTGGATAAGATCGAACGGAATGTCTTCCGTATGATCAGTCTGATCAATGATTTTTTGAGTGTATCAAAATTGGAAATGGGCACGTTTGCAGCGCAGTCAGAAGATACAAATCTCACAGAATTCTTCACGAGCATCGAAGATGAATTTGCGGAAAAGATCACCAGCAAACAACTGACTGTTAATCGACAGGATGATCCGCCGAACTTGGTCATTAAGACTGACAGTCGATTGTTCCATATCATTGTGAGTAACTTGGTTTCGAATGCAGTGAAGTACCTGGTGCCAAACGGTACGTTAGTATTCTCATACCAACTCATTGGGGAGCAGCTCCAGATCGTTGTAGCGGACAATGGTATCGGTATTCCAGAATCTGAACTTGATAATCTGTTTACAAAATTCTTTCGAGCCAGCAACGCCCGGTCACATCAGACTGAGGGTACGGGACTTGGTCTGTATGTGGTGAAGCAGTCAGTTGAGCTGCTTGGAGGTACGATCACTGTTGATTCAAAAGAGAACGAAGGGGCTCGGTTTGTGATCATCTTGCCGGTGCAGGTGGTGTCATACGGCGAAATCCGCTAA